A genome region from Streptomyces antimycoticus includes the following:
- the gvpO gene encoding gas vesicle protein GvpO, which produces MTDRSDENPEKTAAGGPSPLALLRAAREQLVELTGLYPESLPRLERTDEGWLLEAEVVELARVPETMSLMALYEVTLDPDGLLTGYRRLRRYERGRSDRR; this is translated from the coding sequence AGAAGACGGCGGCCGGCGGTCCGAGCCCGCTGGCACTCCTGCGTGCCGCCCGTGAACAGCTCGTCGAGCTGACGGGCCTGTACCCCGAGTCCCTCCCCCGTCTGGAGCGGACCGACGAGGGGTGGCTGCTGGAGGCCGAGGTGGTGGAGCTGGCCCGGGTGCCGGAGACGATGAGCCTGATGGCCCTGTACGAGGTGACTCTCGACCCGGACGGCCTGCTCACCGGATACCGCCGCCTCCGCCGCTACGAGCGCGGCCGGAGCGACCGCCGCTGA
- a CDS encoding gas vesicle structural protein GvpA, with amino-acid sequence MTTVVPAQQSKGGGGTSGLYDVLELILDRGLVIDAFIRVSLVGIEILKIDIRIVVASVDTYLRFAEACNRLDLESGPNKSPGLPEVVEGITENGARSKTKGALSGAGDTVSKAAQSVADAIRPSDEDEEEEPRRRRPARKAAARKSEESA; translated from the coding sequence ATGACCACCGTTGTCCCGGCACAGCAATCCAAGGGCGGAGGCGGCACCAGCGGCCTGTACGACGTCCTGGAGCTCATCCTCGACCGAGGCCTGGTGATCGACGCGTTCATCCGCGTCTCCCTGGTCGGCATCGAGATACTCAAGATCGACATCCGGATCGTGGTGGCGAGCGTCGACACGTATCTGCGCTTCGCCGAGGCGTGCAACCGGCTCGACCTGGAGTCCGGCCCGAACAAGTCCCCCGGCCTGCCCGAGGTCGTCGAGGGCATCACCGAGAACGGGGCACGGAGCAAGACCAAGGGCGCCCTGTCCGGCGCCGGCGACACCGTCTCCAAGGCCGCCCAGTCGGTGGCCGACGCGATCCGGCCGTCGGATGAGGACGAGGAGGAGGAGCCTCGCCGCCGGCGTCCGGCCCGTAAGGCGGCGGCGAGGAAGTCCGAGGAGTCCGCATGA